Proteins co-encoded in one Armatimonadota bacterium genomic window:
- a CDS encoding BON domain-containing protein: MTVADEALSNRVRNALASDKRISGLPIEVRVSAGNVFLKGYVENLEQRDVAQFIVSGVPGVRHVNVDELLVRGLDR; the protein is encoded by the coding sequence ATGACTGTCGCAGATGAAGCTTTATCAAACAGAGTTAGGAATGCACTTGCATCTGACAAACGAATAAGCGGACTACCAATAGAGGTGCGTGTCTCTGCAGGTAATGTTTTCCTCAAAGGGTATGTAGAAAATCTCGAGCAAAGAGACGTCGCGCAGTTTATTGTTAGCGGAGTACCGGGGGTCAGGCATGTCAACGTTGACGAACTTTTGGTAAGGGGGTTGGATCGATGA
- a CDS encoding glycosyl transferase family 36 yields MSKYGEFSLDGKEYIMYRPDTPRPWINYLSNEKYCALCSQTGGGYSFYETSGYNRITKEYPPFVVYRDCPGRFVYLRDMETGEYWNINWQPVQKPYVNWESRHGLGYTRLKSEYSEIAGEITYFVPRRDDCEIWMVKVKNVGDRPRKLASFSTIEWSLANYAFNLIEASFAQLFNEVYFENDTIVVTTRFWNVAPIGTGNPNLRWDKYAFFTSNTKPVGFDCLEENFLGVYRGWERPIVVEQGQCTNSLGNGREIVGVLQHNFELQPGEEKRFLIILGVAPRKEDAFTTKERYDTWEEAEHALEEVKKYWEGYISHTWCETPDPDFCLSFNIWNKYQSWITSRWSRMDSYYIGGASIVGFRDSWQDMLGVLPNNPEWARQRALYIIEHQFPDGSTLHNWDPLTNIGVKTGHSDDPLWLVMGIVEYIKETGDLSFLDELAPYYDGGAETVRQHLIHALDYSLSRLSPRHISLMEAADWNDGLDHVGRQGRGESTMVSEHLVWMLKESSVILRAAGMEQLAEKYEKAADEIADAVNEHLWDGEWYVRGTRDDGQVFGSSKNPEGKIFLNAQSWAVMSGVAKGERALTCMQAVEKHLETQYGPVLFLPAYSEPNPKIGIITRFAPGTKENGTIFNHPVAWAVMAECILGRGDRAYDIWKRSSFIIRGKNPDVYKAEPYVYAEYVHGPDSQDFGLGEFTWMTGTAAWMWKVSLEWIMGVRPELEGLRIDPCIPSSWDRYSIKRTFRNAIYEIHVENPEHVNKGVKKIVVDGEEYPSNLIPAFQDGAVHHVYVTMGK; encoded by the coding sequence ATGAGTAAATATGGTGAGTTCTCGCTTGATGGAAAAGAGTATATCATGTACAGACCAGATACCCCGCGGCCTTGGATTAACTATCTTTCAAACGAAAAGTATTGTGCCCTTTGCTCACAAACAGGCGGCGGGTATTCATTTTATGAAACTTCGGGTTACAATCGAATCACCAAAGAATACCCTCCATTTGTTGTGTACCGCGATTGCCCAGGCCGATTTGTATACCTTCGTGACATGGAGACTGGGGAATACTGGAACATCAATTGGCAGCCGGTCCAAAAACCATACGTAAATTGGGAGTCCAGACATGGCCTAGGATATACAAGACTTAAATCGGAGTACAGCGAAATCGCCGGCGAGATTACATATTTTGTCCCAAGGCGCGACGATTGCGAAATCTGGATGGTAAAGGTTAAAAACGTTGGCGACAGACCTAGGAAACTTGCGTCATTCTCAACAATCGAGTGGTCGCTAGCAAACTATGCGTTCAATTTAATTGAGGCGTCTTTCGCTCAACTTTTCAATGAGGTATACTTTGAAAATGACACAATCGTTGTTACCACACGGTTCTGGAACGTTGCGCCAATTGGCACCGGCAATCCAAATCTTCGGTGGGATAAATATGCCTTTTTCACATCAAACACCAAGCCCGTTGGTTTTGATTGCCTAGAGGAAAACTTTCTAGGGGTTTACCGAGGCTGGGAACGTCCTATAGTAGTCGAACAAGGGCAATGCACAAATAGCCTAGGAAATGGAAGAGAAATTGTTGGTGTTCTTCAACATAACTTTGAGCTCCAACCAGGAGAAGAAAAGCGTTTTCTAATAATCTTAGGGGTAGCACCCCGCAAAGAGGATGCCTTTACTACAAAAGAACGATATGATACGTGGGAAGAAGCAGAACATGCTCTTGAAGAGGTTAAAAAATATTGGGAAGGTTATATATCACATACTTGGTGTGAAACACCCGACCCTGATTTCTGCCTTTCTTTTAATATCTGGAATAAATATCAGTCCTGGATTACCTCGCGGTGGTCAAGGATGGATTCCTATTACATTGGCGGCGCCTCAATAGTAGGTTTTCGCGACAGCTGGCAGGATATGCTAGGCGTCTTACCGAACAACCCCGAATGGGCGCGCCAGCGAGCTCTTTATATTATTGAGCACCAGTTTCCTGATGGAAGCACACTGCACAATTGGGACCCGCTTACAAATATTGGAGTAAAAACCGGACACAGCGATGACCCCCTGTGGCTCGTGATGGGTATTGTTGAATACATAAAAGAAACTGGTGATTTATCATTTCTTGATGAGCTAGCCCCTTACTATGACGGCGGAGCAGAGACTGTTCGCCAGCACCTAATCCATGCATTGGACTATAGTTTATCCAGGCTAAGCCCACGACACATATCTTTGATGGAGGCTGCCGACTGGAATGATGGCCTCGACCATGTAGGTCGTCAAGGTAGAGGCGAAAGCACAATGGTCTCAGAGCACTTAGTCTGGATGCTGAAAGAATCATCTGTGATTCTCCGAGCTGCAGGTATGGAACAATTGGCTGAAAAATACGAAAAAGCTGCCGATGAAATTGCCGACGCAGTAAACGAACATCTGTGGGATGGTGAATGGTATGTTCGAGGCACGCGAGACGATGGTCAAGTCTTCGGGAGTTCAAAAAATCCTGAAGGCAAAATTTTCTTAAATGCCCAAAGCTGGGCGGTGATGAGCGGTGTCGCCAAAGGCGAACGTGCGTTAACATGCATGCAAGCAGTCGAAAAGCATCTTGAAACCCAATACGGCCCAGTACTATTCCTTCCGGCATACTCCGAGCCGAACCCCAAGATTGGAATAATTACCCGGTTCGCGCCCGGCACCAAGGAAAATGGAACGATTTTCAACCATCCTGTGGCATGGGCGGTCATGGCAGAATGCATATTGGGAAGAGGAGACCGAGCCTACGACATTTGGAAAAGGAGTTCATTTATAATAAGGGGCAAAAACCCTGATGTTTACAAAGCCGAGCCATACGTTTACGCTGAGTATGTCCACGGCCCAGACTCGCAAGATTTTGGCCTTGGCGAATTTACATGGATGACTGGAACAGCGGCATGGATGTGGAAGGTCTCGCTCGAATGGATAATGGGCGTTAGACCAGAATTGGAGGGACTAAGAATAGATCCATGCATTCCAAGCTCATGGGATAGGTATTCAATAAAACGAACTTTTAGGAACGCTATTTACGAAATACACGTAGAAAACCCAGAACACGTAAATAAAGGTGTTAAAAAAATAGTTGTAGATGGGGAAGAGTATCCTTCAAACTTAATTCCAGCGTTCCAAGATGGCGCTGTGCACCACGTTTATGTGACGATGGGGAAGTAA
- the lon gene encoding endopeptidase La, whose translation MENVVSSAEDRTKMPIPEELRLLPLRDTVLFPLVVSPLSVGRESSIKLIDDAVTSGERIIAVATLRDPQIEHPKQEDIYPVGTAVVIHTMMRLPDNIRLIVQGIQRIRIREVTQLEPYLRAKVEVLPEKTDYTSEETIEIEALRRNVGNLFQRVVALSPNIPDELQALPNTVTKPGFLADAIANNLPIPTPQKQELLEAVDVRERLSKLLAILSREVEVLEIGSRIQSQIQSEMTKTQREYYLREQLKAIQKELGEIDERTMEINELKEKIAKAKMPPEAEKAANRELDRLQRMPPGAPEYSMSRTYLDWLISLPWSISTEDNLDILHVKKILDEDHYGLDKIKERILEYLSVRKFKASGEVRQPILCFVGPPGVGKTSLGMSIARALGRKFVRMSLGGIRDEAEIRGHRRTYIGALPGQIIQGIRRAGSNNPVFMMDEIDKVGADFRGDPSAALLEALDPEQNREFRDHYIEVPFDLSRTLFITTANMLDPILPPLKDRMEVLEIAGYTEEEKLMIAKHHLIPKQLAEHGLKEENLIWTDDAIYTLIRGYTREAGVRNLEREIAAVCRKVTRQFAEGRTESVHLDPDKLVEYLGAPRFQHEEVLQRVRVPGVATALAWTPIGGEVMFVEAAKMPGQRELTMTGMLGDVMKESAQAALSYIRSHASELNIDPEFFAKSDIHLHVPAGAIPKDGPSAGITIATALASLLTGRIVKPDVAMTGEITLTGRVLPVGGIKEKVLAARRAGIKTVILPADNRKDVEENIPEDVRKEMNFEFVESIDEVFKIALDSQKQKSNKLP comes from the coding sequence ATGGAAAATGTTGTAAGCTCTGCAGAAGACCGAACGAAGATGCCGATTCCAGAGGAGCTTCGTTTGCTACCGCTGCGCGATACTGTCCTCTTCCCGCTCGTCGTTAGCCCGCTTTCAGTGGGAAGAGAAAGTTCTATAAAATTAATAGACGACGCTGTAACAAGTGGTGAGCGAATCATTGCTGTAGCCACACTGCGTGATCCCCAAATAGAGCACCCAAAGCAGGAAGATATATACCCAGTTGGAACAGCCGTTGTCATACATACAATGATGCGCCTGCCCGATAACATACGCTTAATCGTGCAGGGCATCCAGCGAATAAGAATCCGAGAAGTCACTCAGCTTGAGCCTTATCTTCGCGCGAAGGTTGAGGTCCTGCCAGAGAAAACCGATTACACATCTGAGGAAACAATCGAGATTGAAGCACTGCGGCGAAATGTTGGCAACCTTTTCCAGCGCGTGGTCGCTCTATCGCCGAATATTCCTGATGAACTTCAAGCGTTGCCCAATACTGTAACGAAGCCAGGTTTTTTGGCGGACGCGATAGCCAATAATCTGCCCATCCCAACTCCCCAAAAGCAAGAACTCCTTGAGGCAGTAGATGTTCGCGAACGTCTTTCAAAACTCTTGGCAATTCTTTCCCGCGAAGTAGAAGTTCTTGAAATAGGTAGTCGCATCCAATCGCAAATCCAAAGCGAAATGACAAAAACCCAGCGCGAGTACTATTTGCGCGAGCAACTAAAGGCGATACAAAAGGAGCTTGGCGAAATAGACGAGCGCACAATGGAGATTAACGAGCTTAAGGAAAAAATAGCAAAGGCAAAAATGCCTCCCGAAGCTGAGAAGGCAGCTAATCGAGAGCTTGACCGTCTTCAAAGAATGCCGCCCGGCGCTCCTGAGTATTCAATGTCTCGCACTTATTTAGATTGGCTCATTTCATTGCCTTGGAGCATAAGCACAGAAGATAATCTAGACATCCTACATGTTAAAAAGATACTCGATGAGGACCACTATGGCCTCGATAAGATCAAAGAACGGATTCTCGAATACCTTTCGGTGAGAAAATTCAAGGCGTCCGGCGAGGTTCGGCAACCGATTCTATGCTTTGTCGGACCACCTGGTGTGGGAAAAACATCGCTTGGGATGTCAATTGCGCGCGCTTTGGGCAGAAAGTTCGTGCGCATGTCGCTGGGCGGCATTCGCGATGAAGCCGAAATACGCGGACACCGCCGAACATACATTGGAGCATTGCCAGGACAAATTATTCAAGGCATCCGGCGCGCAGGATCGAACAATCCTGTCTTTATGATGGATGAAATTGACAAAGTCGGAGCAGACTTTAGAGGTGACCCCTCTGCAGCTCTCCTTGAGGCGCTTGACCCAGAACAGAATAGGGAATTTCGTGACCACTATATCGAGGTTCCATTTGACTTGTCTCGTACGCTGTTCATTACAACTGCAAATATGCTAGACCCAATCCTGCCGCCGCTAAAAGACCGCATGGAGGTTCTTGAAATTGCTGGCTATACCGAAGAAGAAAAGTTGATGATTGCCAAGCATCATCTTATTCCAAAACAACTGGCAGAGCATGGCTTGAAAGAAGAAAACCTCATTTGGACTGATGATGCCATCTATACTCTAATTAGAGGATATACGCGCGAGGCTGGTGTCAGAAATCTCGAACGTGAGATTGCCGCAGTATGTCGCAAGGTAACTAGACAATTCGCCGAAGGCAGAACCGAAAGTGTCCACCTTGATCCTGACAAGCTAGTAGAGTATCTGGGTGCACCTAGGTTCCAACATGAAGAAGTCTTGCAAAGAGTGCGGGTACCTGGGGTGGCTACGGCACTCGCATGGACGCCGATTGGCGGTGAGGTAATGTTTGTTGAGGCTGCCAAAATGCCGGGCCAAAGGGAACTTACAATGACAGGCATGTTAGGCGACGTAATGAAGGAATCGGCTCAGGCCGCTCTTTCCTATATTCGCTCTCATGCGTCTGAACTAAATATTGACCCAGAGTTCTTTGCAAAAAGCGACATTCACTTGCACGTTCCGGCGGGAGCAATACCAAAAGACGGTCCATCAGCAGGCATAACCATAGCAACTGCGCTGGCATCTCTCCTCACGGGTAGGATTGTCAAGCCTGACGTAGCGATGACGGGCGAGATTACGCTTACTGGCAGAGTGTTGCCCGTTGGAGGAATTAAGGAAAAGGTTTTAGCAGCACGCCGTGCGGGAATTAAAACAGTGATACTGCCAGCAGACAACCGAAAAGACGTCGAGGAAAACATCCCCGAGGACGTGCGTAAAGAAATGAATTTTGAGTTCGTTGAGAGCATTGATGAAGTATTCAAAATTGCACTTGATTCCCAAAAACAAAAGAGCAATAAGCTTCCGTAA
- the dapF gene encoding diaminopimelate epimerase, whose product MQKLEFVKMHGIGNDFVLADFVTNGIPDIDLKDLAIRICDRNFGVGADGLLLVLPSEIADYRMHLINRDGSEAEMCGNGIRVFAKYLYDRGMVGETAKIETLAGIKTIQLEVKNGKAIGATVGMGKPRLRAEDIPVIGYEGEVVNRQLDVEGESLQITCVSMGNPHCVIFVQSTDRVPVETLGPKIEKHPVFPQGTNVEFVEVIAPTELKMRVWERGAGMTMACGTGACSSVVAGVLNGLCERQATVHLPGGNLFIDWQENDEIFMTGPAEEVFVGKYMY is encoded by the coding sequence TGAGTTTGTAAAAATGCACGGAATCGGCAATGACTTTGTTCTTGCCGATTTCGTTACAAATGGCATACCCGATATTGACTTAAAAGACCTTGCCATTCGTATTTGCGATAGGAACTTTGGCGTAGGTGCGGATGGGCTTTTACTTGTCCTGCCTTCGGAGATTGCCGACTATCGAATGCATCTCATTAATCGCGATGGAAGCGAGGCTGAGATGTGTGGCAATGGAATCCGTGTTTTCGCAAAGTATCTTTATGACCGCGGTATGGTAGGCGAAACGGCGAAGATAGAGACCCTTGCGGGTATTAAAACAATCCAGCTTGAAGTGAAAAATGGAAAAGCAATTGGAGCAACAGTTGGAATGGGCAAGCCACGTCTTCGGGCAGAGGATATTCCTGTCATCGGCTATGAAGGTGAAGTTGTCAATCGGCAGCTTGATGTCGAAGGCGAAAGTTTGCAAATTACATGTGTCTCGATGGGCAACCCACACTGCGTTATCTTTGTGCAATCAACAGACAGGGTTCCTGTTGAAACACTTGGTCCTAAAATTGAGAAGCACCCCGTGTTCCCGCAGGGTACTAACGTCGAGTTTGTGGAAGTAATAGCTCCGACAGAACTAAAAATGCGTGTCTGGGAGCGCGGCGCGGGTATGACAATGGCATGTGGAACCGGTGCTTGTTCTTCAGTTGTGGCGGGAGTGCTAAACGGATTATGTGAACGGCAGGCTACAGTCCATTTGCCTGGCGGGAACTTATTCATTGATTGGCAGGAAAATGACGAAATATTTATGACAGGCCCTGCCGAGGAAGTTTTTGTGGGCAAATATATGTATTAA
- a CDS encoding BON domain-containing protein — protein sequence MKARSDDEITGEIIAAFGASPYVKETNIIVETHDGKVILSGVVDTLEEKEIAGEIAQSIKGVKAVENDITVSSDGEHPDIEIEKELSEKFASEPDLISVGARSYHGTVVLMGKVPSLAVKKHAIEIAESVRGVREVISDIHIAPGKPIDDVTIANDVAETISDDPRLTVLNLDVQSHDGVVRIYGEVTNEKQRDLAKEIASAVPGVQQVENHLIIKKAEEEYSYE from the coding sequence GTGAAGGCTCGTAGCGATGATGAAATTACCGGAGAAATAATAGCCGCCTTTGGCGCATCACCATATGTTAAAGAAACTAACATTATAGTAGAGACCCACGATGGGAAAGTAATATTGTCAGGCGTGGTAGACACCCTCGAGGAAAAAGAAATTGCTGGAGAGATTGCCCAAAGTATCAAAGGAGTCAAGGCCGTAGAAAATGACATCACTGTTAGCAGCGACGGCGAACATCCCGACATTGAGATTGAAAAAGAATTAAGCGAAAAGTTTGCTAGCGAACCGGACCTAATATCTGTTGGTGCAAGATCCTATCATGGAACTGTCGTGTTAATGGGCAAGGTTCCAAGCCTAGCTGTTAAAAAACATGCCATTGAAATAGCCGAATCTGTGAGAGGAGTCAGGGAGGTTATCTCCGATATCCATATAGCACCAGGTAAACCAATTGATGATGTTACGATAGCCAATGACGTTGCAGAGACAATTTCCGACGACCCACGGCTAACAGTTCTAAACCTAGACGTACAGTCTCACGATGGGGTAGTACGCATTTATGGCGAAGTGACAAATGAAAAGCAACGAGACTTGGCAAAAGAAATTGCCTCAGCAGTTCCAGGCGTTCAGCAAGTTGAAAATCATTTGATAATCAAAAAAGCCGAGGAAGAATATTCTTATGAATAA
- a CDS encoding LL-diaminopimelate aminotransferase, with protein sequence MVEFAKRLQSIPPYLFGEVAKLKAQALEKWGDIIDFGIGDPDQPTPSPIIEELAKAAMDPTTHRYDETDYGLPEFINAVAGWYGRRFGVGLESDKGEVLLLIGSKEGLAHLAWAFIDPGDIGLVPDPGYTVYKINIALAGGVPYTMPLLAENGFLPDFSAIPSDIARKAKLLYINYPNNPTSATATLEFFADVVAFAKSYDIIVCHDAAYSEVTYDGYRAPSFLQAPGAKNVGIEIHSLSKTYNMTGWRIGWAVGNPDIIKGLSKLKSYVDSKQFEAIDRAAAYALNHLNGVPDTLVLYKKRRDILIDGLNSLGWSLPKTKATLYVWVPVPPGYTSVEFRNTLIEKAGVLVVPGIGYGEYGEGFVRFSLTVSGDSDGELVAEAIERIRKNITIRW encoded by the coding sequence ATGGTAGAGTTCGCAAAGAGACTTCAAAGCATACCACCCTATCTATTTGGAGAGGTTGCGAAATTGAAGGCGCAGGCTCTCGAAAAATGGGGGGATATTATAGATTTTGGGATAGGAGACCCTGATCAGCCAACTCCGAGTCCTATTATTGAAGAATTAGCCAAAGCTGCTATGGACCCTACTACCCATAGATACGATGAAACAGACTATGGATTACCCGAGTTTATCAATGCGGTGGCAGGGTGGTATGGACGAAGGTTTGGCGTGGGTCTCGAATCAGATAAGGGCGAAGTACTATTACTTATTGGGTCAAAGGAAGGACTAGCTCACCTGGCATGGGCATTTATTGACCCAGGTGATATAGGATTAGTTCCTGACCCTGGATATACGGTGTACAAGATCAATATTGCTCTTGCCGGTGGGGTGCCTTACACAATGCCGCTTCTGGCTGAGAATGGCTTTCTGCCTGATTTTTCTGCTATACCATCGGACATTGCGCGGAAGGCAAAACTGCTTTATATCAACTATCCAAATAACCCAACAAGCGCAACTGCTACCCTTGAATTTTTCGCCGATGTAGTAGCTTTTGCGAAAAGTTATGATATTATTGTTTGTCATGATGCCGCATATTCAGAAGTCACTTACGATGGTTATCGCGCACCAAGTTTCTTGCAAGCGCCTGGTGCAAAGAATGTAGGAATTGAAATACATTCGCTTTCGAAGACCTACAACATGACGGGTTGGAGAATCGGTTGGGCAGTTGGCAATCCCGATATAATAAAGGGCCTAAGTAAGCTTAAATCATACGTTGATTCGAAACAATTTGAGGCGATTGACCGTGCCGCAGCATATGCACTTAATCATTTGAATGGTGTTCCTGATACTTTGGTTTTGTATAAAAAGCGGCGGGATATTCTTATAGATGGATTAAATAGTCTCGGTTGGAGCTTGCCAAAGACAAAGGCAACGTTATATGTTTGGGTGCCAGTGCCGCCAGGTTATACGTCTGTTGAATTTAGGAACACACTAATTGAGAAAGCTGGTGTTCTCGTAGTACCTGGTATTGGTTATGGCGAATACGGCGAGGGCTTTGTGAGATTTTCCCTTACTGTGAGCGGTGATTCCGATGGCGAACTTGTCGCCGAAGCCATAGAAAGAATTAGGAAGAATATAACGATACGCTGGTAG
- a CDS encoding aspartate kinase, with the protein MIVVQKYGGSSVATTEKICLVADRIKKVANESNKVVVVVSAMGDTTDDLIAMAKAITQHPDERELDKLLSTGEQASSALLTMALHEVGVPAVSLTGGQAGIITEKVPGKARIASVDPSRVRQELESGKVVVVAGFQGITDNATWADITTLGRGGSDTTAVALAAALNADKCEVYTDVDGVFTADPRLVPQARKLDRISYEEMLEMAGQGARVMHSRAVELAELYGIDVYVAHSAKDIVGTLITKEDESMELRNPVRGIAHDTDVARITVCSVPDRPGIAYQIFHALAEANINVDVIVQNVSSHGVTDLSFTVNLADLAKAEKVLEPVIKKVGAKEMISSSDLAKVSIVGTGIRSHPGYADKMFGALAAEGINIVSITTSEIRITCLIPKADVQKAVQVLHSAFELEKADPSTIKID; encoded by the coding sequence GTGATTGTTGTTCAGAAATATGGAGGAAGTTCGGTAGCTACAACAGAAAAGATTTGCTTAGTAGCCGATCGAATAAAAAAAGTTGCCAACGAATCAAATAAAGTTGTGGTGGTTGTGTCCGCAATGGGTGACACTACAGATGACCTTATTGCAATGGCAAAAGCCATCACCCAACACCCTGATGAACGCGAGCTTGACAAGCTTTTGTCAACCGGTGAACAAGCTAGCAGTGCACTTTTGACGATGGCACTTCACGAGGTCGGCGTCCCTGCAGTTTCTCTCACAGGAGGCCAAGCAGGCATCATAACAGAGAAGGTGCCAGGGAAAGCTCGAATCGCAAGTGTTGATCCTAGCCGTGTCCGTCAAGAACTCGAGTCGGGAAAGGTTGTTGTCGTCGCAGGATTCCAAGGTATCACAGATAACGCAACTTGGGCTGATATTACTACACTTGGTCGAGGTGGCTCGGACACCACGGCAGTGGCCCTAGCTGCGGCCTTAAATGCAGATAAATGCGAGGTCTATACCGACGTAGACGGAGTCTTCACCGCTGACCCAAGGCTTGTACCACAAGCAAGAAAACTTGACCGAATATCCTATGAAGAAATGCTGGAAATGGCGGGACAAGGAGCTCGTGTCATGCATTCAAGGGCGGTTGAGTTAGCCGAACTTTACGGAATAGACGTTTACGTAGCCCACAGTGCTAAGGACATAGTAGGAACATTAATTACTAAGGAGGATGAGAGCATGGAATTAAGAAATCCCGTCCGAGGGATCGCACACGACACCGATGTTGCAAGGATTACTGTTTGCTCGGTGCCCGATCGCCCTGGGATTGCATACCAGATTTTCCACGCCCTCGCTGAGGCAAATATCAACGTGGACGTGATTGTCCAAAACGTCAGCAGTCATGGAGTAACCGACTTATCCTTTACCGTTAATCTTGCAGACCTAGCAAAAGCTGAGAAGGTGCTCGAACCTGTAATCAAAAAAGTTGGCGCAAAAGAAATGATAAGCTCCTCCGATTTAGCCAAGGTTTCGATTGTCGGCACAGGGATACGAAGCCATCCTGGCTATGCCGATAAAATGTTTGGCGCACTGGCAGCGGAGGGGATAAACATAGTTTCAATTACAACAAGCGAAATACGCATCACTTGTTTAATTCCCAAGGCTGACGTGCAGAAAGCTGTACAAGTGCTGCACTCAGCTTTTGAACTTGAAAAGGCAGATCCATCAACCATAAAAATTGATTAA
- a CDS encoding BON domain-containing protein, producing the protein MNKNQINKLYDIHQPLFTQYGPKAGIERSDEEIRGDIIQAFESSPQLDPREIIVEVKNGVVTLSGIVNSEKELLVAKNYALSTPGVVDVHSELQTRQSD; encoded by the coding sequence ATGAATAAAAACCAGATTAATAAACTTTATGACATACATCAACCATTATTTACCCAATATGGCCCCAAGGCTGGAATCGAGCGTTCTGACGAAGAAATAAGAGGAGATATAATTCAAGCGTTTGAATCGAGCCCTCAACTTGACCCTCGTGAAATCATAGTTGAAGTAAAAAATGGCGTAGTCACGCTTTCCGGCATTGTGAACTCAGAAAAAGAACTTTTAGTGGCAAAAAATTACGCGCTGAGTACACCTGGCGTGGTGGACGTTCACAGTGAGCTTCAAACAAGACAAAGCGACTAA
- a CDS encoding 4Fe-4S binding protein, whose protein sequence is MAYKITDECTMCGTCIEECPFEAIKEGDPKYVIDPDICTDCGSCQAVCPTGAIVED, encoded by the coding sequence GTGGCTTACAAGATTACTGATGAATGCACCATGTGCGGAACCTGCATTGAGGAATGCCCATTTGAAGCAATTAAAGAGGGTGACCCCAAATACGTAATTGACCCTGATATTTGCACCGACTGTGGCTCATGCCAGGCTGTGTGCCCGACAGGAGCGATTGTAGAAGACTGA
- a CDS encoding Hsp20/alpha crystallin family protein, producing the protein MFKDYEDLIRQMELEMQRCSAEAMRRLLELPAEEPEFWVPKADTYETPGELVVRVEIAGVPRESLSVTLSADGRILNVQGNRSEAYVDNRRKERYYQLECYFGHFERDIPLPPGISIDRNRISAKYKEGFLIVTLPKLEHIPTSRKVPIEGHTEEEKKSN; encoded by the coding sequence ATGTTCAAAGACTATGAAGACTTAATCAGACAAATGGAATTGGAAATGCAGCGTTGTTCTGCTGAGGCCATGCGTCGACTACTCGAGCTTCCAGCCGAGGAGCCCGAGTTTTGGGTTCCAAAAGCCGATACATATGAAACACCAGGCGAGCTGGTCGTGCGAGTTGAGATTGCCGGTGTGCCAAGAGAATCGTTATCCGTTACCTTGTCGGCAGACGGACGCATTCTCAACGTTCAAGGCAACAGGTCCGAAGCCTACGTAGATAACAGGCGCAAAGAACGCTACTATCAATTAGAATGTTATTTTGGGCATTTTGAGCGGGACATACCTCTTCCTCCTGGTATTTCAATTGACCGAAACCGAATTAGCGCTAAATATAAGGAAGGTTTTCTAATCGTAACTCTTCCCAAGCTTGAACACATACCAACTTCGCGCAAAGTACCAATTGAAGGACACACAGAGGAAGAGAAAAAGTCCAATTAG
- a CDS encoding BON domain-containing protein — protein sequence MANGFAICPCCGNPQTGWQGAPMWSAPAWGAGPGWWAQGWTTPMQSPAWRHSPWAAPSWGYAPPYTPAYYGGLPTDSEIEEMIYDAIDADPLIPFDANIDVTVEAGTVYLRGEVPSKRIKHAAGDDAWWIPGVVDVHNEIKVVPRRARRPAEEEAKAA from the coding sequence TTGGCAAACGGTTTCGCAATATGTCCTTGTTGTGGGAATCCACAAACCGGATGGCAAGGTGCTCCAATGTGGTCGGCACCAGCATGGGGAGCTGGCCCTGGATGGTGGGCTCAAGGATGGACGACACCAATGCAAAGCCCTGCTTGGAGACATTCTCCTTGGGCAGCTCCTTCATGGGGGTATGCTCCACCTTATACGCCTGCCTACTATGGTGGACTGCCCACAGACTCCGAGATTGAAGAGATGATCTATGATGCAATTGACGCAGACCCGCTTATCCCGTTTGATGCCAATATTGACGTCACCGTAGAGGCGGGAACTGTTTACCTCCGCGGTGAGGTTCCAAGCAAGCGAATCAAACATGCTGCAGGAGATGATGCTTGGTGGATACCAGGCGTCGTAGATGTTCACAATGAAATAAAAGTTGTACCAAGACGCGCACGCCGGCCTGCAGAGGAAGAGGCAAAAGCCGCGTAA